One region of Eremothecium gossypii ATCC 10895 chromosome II, complete sequence genomic DNA includes:
- the YAT2 gene encoding carnitine O-acetyltransferase YAT2 (Syntenic homolog of Saccharomyces cerevisiae YER024W (YAT2)) yields the protein MVEDDSAPAMELTFAHETRLRKLPLPGLRSTASLLTAALEPFHSGGTHDGGGADVELASYLGSLADSSGALKLQAKLEEFDKHSACYLDRLHLNIHNHVAGKEISQDILPRNPFLVLAEDAEIDISQEDRAGVLCYSALRFVSAVRRQQLPPDHSRGQALSMKPYLNLFGTTRCPIFEPGEVESFDLNKPYSESDVEAETRSDLMEPATKVTSPDDRPRSEGSDEPFNHHGISMKQYPASKHILILSKGQYYTLDVLDDDHRILYTDKDMAKVFASVLEDSRKSYSVDRSTALGSLTSYSFRNWKYARKRLQKRFPVELEMIDSALFVIVMDESDRSDEDQSYAKRLFYGTSVIDEVTGLQVGSCTTRWYDKLQLVVTADAKACIIWDSFTCEGSAVLRFTSEVYAESVMRLARDVNENSSAFSLWPSIETRRILDVGDNADKFLRKIEWSFLNEMNTHIHLSETKLSDIISKHDIINYTLPFGRHIARRLNIRPDSMIQVGLQIAHYALYGKIIFALEPVSVRSFQNSMSAFIPIQSTKLAELCRQFISNSLDTSLKYMQFIEACRAHSELIEQAKQGHAAEKHFNALRHLFKFRRHFGIDLDVDEIEQLSGLFDSPQLVPFFTPEMIASNCGNAAMTMFGVTPAMRQGFGIGYILKNEQCDLTVISQYRQGKRLMFMLEWVLTEICEYWKSTRKHSEDIKISPTVDLLYGIDNALKSEKVERSERRPSAFYNGGYGLFDLKGHVESRSSVCSTPVSRSGSHLKLTELITSLSFNNVNALTTEEDKQVTGYEIAKIDQPKSSSPDTDELATDDKPSRKSNVINSKFVINFDRSSVGRKVNTSD from the coding sequence ATGGTAGAGGACGATAGTGCACCCGCTATGGAGTTGACGTTTGCACATGAGACAAGGTTGCGCAAGCTGCCGCTCCCTGGGCTGAGGTCTACAGCTTCATTGTTGACTGCAGCGCTGGAGCCATTTCATAGTGGTGGCACACATGATGGTGGTGGCGCGGACGTCGAGTTGGCAAGCTACCTGGGTTCTCTAGCAGACTCGAGCGGAGCGCTGAAGCTGCAAGCGAAGTTGGAGGAATTCGACAAGCACAGCGCGTGCTATCTGGACCGGCTGCATCTCAATATCCACAACCATGTTGCCGGCAAGGAAATATCGCAGGATATCCTGCCACGAAATCCGTTCCTAGTACTGGCGGAAGATGCAGAGATCGATATCAGCCAGGAGGATCGTGCCGGCGTTCTTTGCTACTCCGCCCTGCGCTTTGTGTCGGCAgtgcggcggcagcagctaCCTCCTGACCACAGCCGTGGCCAGGCCTTGTCTATGAAGCCGTATCTGAACCTCTTTGGCACAACGAGGTGTCCCATTTTCGAACCAGGTGAGGTGGAGTCATTCGATTTGAATAAGCCTTACTCCGAGAGTGATGTAGAGGCAGAGACCCGAAGCGATCTGATGGAGCCTGCGACTAAAGTTACATCTCCAGATGACAGACCACGGTCAGAGGGCAGCGACGAGCCGTTCAACCACCATGGTATCAGCATGAAACAGTACCCCGCGTCAAAGCACATTTTGATACTTTCCAAGGGGCAGTATTATACGCTGGATGTTCTGGATGACGATCATAGGATTCTCTATACGGACAAGGATATGGCAAAAGTGTTTGCATCGGTCTTGGAAGACTCCCGGAAGTCGTATAGTGTGGACAGATCCACTGCACTAGGCAGTCTTACCTCTTATTCTTTTAGGAACTGGAAGTATGCCCGTAAGCGCCTTCAGAAGCGGTTTCCTGTTGAATTAGAAATGATAGATTCCGCGTTGTTTGTCATAGTAATGGATGAATCTGATCGCTCGGACGAAGACCAATCTTACGCCAAGCGGCTATTTTACGGTACGAGCGTAATTGATGAGGTGACTGGTCTCCAAGTTGGTTCTTGTACAACCCGGTGGTACGATAAGTTGCAGCTTGTTGTTACTGCTGATGCAAAGGCTTGTATTATTTGGGATTCTTTTACCTGCGAGGGGTCTGCTGTGTTGCGTTTTACCTCTGAGGTATATGCTGAATCCGTGATGCGCTTGGCTAGAGATGTCAATGAGAATTCGTCTGCATTTTCTTTATGGCCATCGATTGAGACACGGCGTATATTGGATGTGGGAGACAATGCGGACAAGTTTTTAAGGAAAATTGAGTGGTCTTTCCTCAATGAGATGAATACCCACATTCATCTCTCGGAAACCAAACTATCGGATATTATCTCGAAGCATGATATTATAAATTACACGCTCCCGTTTGGCCGTCACATTGCGCGCCGGCTCAATATTCGTCCTGATTCGATGATACAGGTTGGCCTACAAATTGCACATTACGCACTTTATGGGAAAATTATATTTGCCCTGGAACCTGTTTCTGTTCGATCTTTCCAAAATTCTATGTCAGCCTTCATACCGATCCAGAGTACGAAGCTTGCAGAGCTCTGTCGACAGTTCATTTCGAATTCTTTGGATACATCGCTAAAATACATGCAGTTCATCGAAGCTTGCCGTGCCCACAGTGAGCTCATTGAACAGGCTAAACAGGGACACGCCGCCGAGAAACACTTTAATGCATTGCGGCACCTTTTCAAGTTCCGGCGTCATTTTGGTATCGATTTAGACGTAGATGAAATTGAACAGTTGTCTGGTCTTTTCGATAGCCCACAACTGGTGCCTTTCTTTACTCCCGAGATGATTGCTTCAAATTGCGGAAACGCAGCCATGACAATGTTCGGAGTTACACCTGCAATGAGACAAGGATTCGGAATTGGGTACATCCTGAAAAATGAACAATGCGACCTGACGGTAATTTCGCAGTACCGGCAGGGCAAACGTTTAATGTTCATGCTTGAATGGGTTCTCACAGAGATATGCGAGTATTGGAAGTCAACGCGGAAGCATAGTGAGGACATTAAAATTAGTCCGACGGTAGATTTGCTTTACGGAATTGATAACGCCCTAAAATCAGAGAAAGTGGAGCGGTCAGAAAGAAGACCTTCTGCTTTTTATAATGGAGGGTACGGTCTTTTTGATTTGAAGGGGCATGTTGAATCAAGGAGCAGCGTGTGCTCCACCCCTGTCTCACGCTCTGGTTCTCACCTGAAACTGACCGAACTGATCACGTCTCTGTCTTTTAACAATGTCAACGCTTTGACCACGGAGGAAGACAAACAAGTTACTGGCTATGAAATTGCAAAAATAGATCAGCCAAAGTCCAGTTCCCCAGATACAGACGAACTAGCGACCGATGATAAGCCAAGTAGAAAGAGCAACGTTATCAATTCTAAATTTGTCATTAATTTTGACAGATCCAGCGTAGGCCGCAAGGTGAACACATCTGATTGA
- a CDS encoding uncharacterized protein (Syntenic homolog of Saccharomyces cerevisiae YJR124C), whose translation MQVRKVWRSAGPDVRLLWLSVFVRLMSYGLSNQVLTLFLHEVGCSEAQMGWFMSLTLVGDVGLSYVLTWYADRWGRRKVLVVGGVLMAASGAVFSTMRNFYVLLAFAVAGVISPSSDEVGPFKSIEESMMAHMTPHHKRPEVYSMHALVGTLGGALGSVASGWLVDALRGYGLATDLACYRVVFAVYTALALAKVVLMLLLSDTAERNLTEEESAGVLSRLAADDDSAPLLPRNTGRLAPGTVAVLLKLLVVFMLDSLGSGFMTSSWTVYYYSKVFGMSAFALGVLFFACRLIMAVSNIPSAKIARLFGPVKATLLVQIPSGIFSILIPFAEPHLGSSVALLLLFNFTTAMDVTPRQILLTNIIHPNDLTRVMGIVNIGKTSVRCVGPIFTGMLASSGRLWVCYVISGALVILADIILGAFFYGIDGKILSKMNIY comes from the coding sequence ATGCAGGTTAGGAAAGTTTGGAGAAGTGCTGGGCCGGATGTGCGACTGCTCTGGCTCTCGGTTTTTGTGCGTTTGATGTCATATGGACTCAGCAACCAAGTTCTCACACTGTTTCTGCATGAAGTTGGCTGTTCGGAGGCTCAGATGGGGTGGTTCATGTCCCTGACGCTCGTGGGGGACGTAGGACTGTCCTACGTACTGACGTGGTATGCGGATCGGTGGGGTCGTCGAAAGGTGCTGGTGGTAGGCGGCGTGCTGATGGCGGCGTCGGGGGCGGTGTTCAGCACGATGCGGAACTTTTACGTGCTACTGGCGTTTGCGGTTGCGGGGGTAATCTCGCCGTCGAGCGACGAAGTGGGCCCGTTCAAGTCGATCGAAGAGTCGATGATGGCGCACATGACGCCACACCACAAGAGGCCGGAAGTGTATAGCATGCACGCGCTGGTGGGGACGCTGGGCGGGGCGCTTGGATCGGTTGCCAGCGGGTGGCTGGTCGATGCACTCCGAGGGTATGGCTTGGCCACAGACCTTGCATGCTACCGAGTGGTGTTTGCGGTGTATACGGCCCTGGCGCTGGCGAAGGTGGTACTGATGCTCCTACTTTCGGACACAGCTGAAAGGAACCTTACAGAAGAAGAGAGCGCGGGGGTGCTTTCGAGACTGGCGGCTGATGATGACAGCGCGCCACTGCTGCCGCGCAACACAGGGCGCCTGGCGCCGGGCACAGTTGCGGTGCTGTTGAAGCTGCTGGTCGTATTCATGCTTGATTCACTGGGATCCGGGTTCATGACCAGTTCTTGGACGGTTTACTACTACAGCAAGGTCTTTGGTATGTCTGCCTTTGCGCTTGGTGTATTATTCTTTGCATGCCGGTTGATCATGGCCGTGTCCAACATTCCATCCGCGAAGATTGCTCGGCTGTTCGGCCCGGTGAAGGCAACGCTACTCGTACAGATCCCGTCTGGAATCTTCTCCATCTTAATCCCGTTCGCTGAACCACATTTAGGGTCTTCGGTCGCATTGCTCCTCCTCTTCAACTTTACGACTGCGATGGATGTGACGCCGCGGCAGATCCTGCTCACGAACATTATCCACCCTAACGATCTAACACGAGTAATGGGAATTGTAAACATTGGTAAGACGTCTGTTCGCTGTGTTGGGCCTATCTTCACTGGAATGCTTGCATCGAGCGGTCGCTTATGGGTTTGCTACGTTATAAGCGGAGCATTGGTGATCTTAGCGGACATAATCTTAGGCGCCTTTTTCTATGGTATTGACGGAAAGATTTTATCAAAAATGAATATATACTAG